Proteins from a single region of Pseudomonas quebecensis:
- a CDS encoding alkene reductase, giving the protein MTDSLLNTPVKLGHHTLNNRVVLPPLTRQRSAQPGDIPTALMAEYYRQRAGAGFMVSEGTQIEPRGQGYAWTPGIYSPAQIDGWRKVTDAVHADGGVIFAQLWHVGRVSHNALQPDGAAPVAPSALPALQAKAFIETAPGVGELKQPPVPRALSVLEIEALVGQYAQAARNALDAGFDGVEIHSANGYLVNQFISAHSNTRDDEYGGSLHNRLRFLREIVEAVCKVVGPQRLGVRFSPLFSGTDQDRVYIGLVEEDPHHTYIEAIKVLEESGIAYVSIAEADWDNAPDLPDTFREAVRSTFSGRIIYAGRYTAERGERLVQAGLADLIAFGRPFIANPDLPQRLFNGWPLNPLREEGMYGGGEAGYIDYPTYCD; this is encoded by the coding sequence ATGACTGACAGTCTCTTGAACACCCCGGTAAAGCTCGGGCATCACACGTTGAACAACCGCGTCGTGCTGCCGCCCCTGACCCGCCAGCGCAGCGCGCAACCCGGCGACATTCCCACCGCGCTGATGGCCGAATATTACCGCCAGCGTGCCGGCGCCGGATTCATGGTCAGCGAAGGCACCCAGATCGAACCACGCGGCCAGGGCTATGCGTGGACGCCGGGTATCTACTCACCGGCCCAGATCGATGGTTGGCGCAAGGTGACCGATGCAGTGCATGCCGACGGCGGGGTGATCTTCGCCCAACTGTGGCATGTAGGGCGTGTGTCCCATAACGCCTTGCAGCCGGACGGTGCGGCGCCGGTGGCCCCGTCCGCGCTGCCGGCCTTGCAGGCCAAAGCCTTTATCGAAACCGCGCCGGGCGTCGGCGAGCTGAAGCAACCGCCGGTGCCGCGCGCCTTGAGCGTGCTGGAAATCGAAGCGTTGGTCGGCCAGTACGCCCAGGCTGCGCGCAACGCGCTGGATGCCGGTTTTGATGGGGTGGAGATCCACTCGGCCAACGGTTACCTGGTCAACCAGTTCATCTCGGCCCATTCCAACACCCGAGACGACGAATACGGCGGTTCGCTGCACAACCGCCTGCGCTTCCTGCGCGAGATCGTCGAAGCAGTGTGCAAAGTCGTCGGCCCGCAACGCCTGGGCGTGCGTTTTTCGCCACTGTTCAGCGGCACCGATCAAGACCGTGTGTACATCGGCCTGGTGGAAGAGGATCCGCATCACACCTACATCGAAGCGATCAAGGTGCTGGAAGAGTCGGGGATTGCCTACGTGTCCATCGCCGAAGCCGACTGGGACAACGCGCCGGACCTGCCTGACACGTTTCGTGAGGCAGTGCGCAGCACCTTCAGCGGCCGCATCATCTACGCCGGGCGCTACACCGCCGAACGCGGCGAGCGCCTGGTGCAGGCGGGGCTGGCGGATTTGATCGCGTTCGGGCGGCCATTCATTGCCAACCCGGACCTGCCCCAGCGCCTGTTCAATGGCTGGCCGCTGAACCCGTTGCGGGAGGAGGGGATGTACGGTGGCGGTGAGGCGGGCTATATCGACTATCCCACCTATTGCGACTAA
- a CDS encoding type 1 glutamine amidotransferase domain-containing protein, with protein sequence MKVLMVLTSHDQLGDTGRKTGFWLEEFAAPYYVFKDAGAELVLASPAGGQPPLDPVSDAPDAQTEQTRRFAADPAAQQALANTVKLDSVNAADFDTVFYPGGHGPLWDLAESPTSIALIEAFERAGKPIGFVCHAPGALRHVKAVNGEPLVKGRRVTGFSNSEEAAVGLTEVVPFLIEDDFKKLGGRYEKGADWSSFVLEDGLLITGQNPASSADVAKALLKLTA encoded by the coding sequence ATGAAAGTATTAATGGTACTGACCTCCCACGACCAGCTCGGCGATACCGGGCGCAAGACCGGCTTCTGGCTCGAAGAGTTTGCTGCGCCGTATTACGTGTTCAAGGACGCCGGCGCCGAGCTGGTGCTGGCATCCCCAGCCGGTGGCCAGCCGCCGCTGGACCCGGTCAGCGATGCGCCGGATGCACAAACCGAGCAGACCCGCCGTTTCGCCGCCGATCCCGCTGCCCAACAGGCGCTGGCCAACACGGTCAAGCTGGACTCGGTCAATGCCGCCGACTTCGACACGGTGTTCTACCCAGGCGGCCACGGCCCGCTGTGGGACCTGGCGGAGTCGCCGACCTCCATCGCGCTGATCGAGGCCTTCGAGCGCGCCGGCAAGCCCATCGGGTTCGTCTGCCATGCGCCGGGTGCGTTGCGCCACGTCAAGGCGGTCAATGGCGAGCCGCTGGTCAAGGGGCGTCGCGTCACCGGTTTCTCCAACTCCGAAGAAGCTGCCGTGGGCTTGACCGAGGTGGTGCCGTTCCTGATTGAAGATGATTTCAAGAAGCTCGGCGGCCGTTACGAGAAGGGGGCCGACTGGTCATCCTTCGTGCTTGAAGACGGCCTGTTGATCACCGGCCAGAACCCGGCCAGCTCCGCCGATGTGGCCAAGGCCCTGCTGAAACTCACCGCTTAA
- a CDS encoding NAD(P)H-quinone oxidoreductase: protein MTLPTEMTLIEITTPGGPEVLQPRQAAVPVAGPGEILIRVHAAGVNRPDALQRAGKYPMKPGMNPLPGLEVAGEVAALGDGVTEYALGDRVCALTNGGGYAQFCAVPAGQALPIPEGMDWIQAAAVPETFFTVWANLFGLGDAHTGQRVLIHGGTSGIGTTALMLCREFGIQAFATAGSADKCAAIATLGGEPINYREQDFADVIAEQTDGHGVDVILDIMGASYLNNNLKSLAMDGHLVMLGFLGGGKAHDVDLLSILSKRAVITGSLLRARTGAEKAAIADQLREYIWPVLSAGRCLPIIDKVYPYTDAAQAHARMEGGDHIGKIVLQVA, encoded by the coding sequence ATGACGCTTCCCACCGAAATGACCCTTATCGAAATCACCACCCCCGGAGGCCCCGAGGTGCTGCAACCACGCCAGGCGGCGGTGCCGGTGGCTGGCCCTGGCGAGATCCTGATTCGCGTGCACGCGGCCGGGGTCAACCGCCCCGATGCCCTGCAACGCGCCGGCAAGTACCCGATGAAACCCGGCATGAATCCGCTCCCAGGCCTGGAAGTGGCCGGTGAAGTGGCCGCCCTGGGTGACGGCGTGACCGAATACGCCTTGGGCGACAGGGTCTGTGCCCTGACCAACGGCGGCGGTTATGCGCAGTTCTGCGCCGTGCCGGCCGGCCAGGCCTTGCCGATCCCCGAAGGCATGGACTGGATCCAGGCCGCCGCCGTACCGGAAACCTTTTTTACCGTCTGGGCCAACCTGTTCGGCCTGGGCGACGCCCACACCGGCCAGCGTGTGCTGATCCACGGCGGCACCAGCGGCATCGGCACCACTGCGCTGATGCTGTGCCGCGAGTTCGGCATCCAGGCCTTCGCCACCGCCGGCAGCGCCGATAAATGCGCGGCCATCGCCACACTCGGCGGCGAACCGATCAACTATCGCGAACAGGACTTTGCCGACGTCATCGCCGAGCAGACCGACGGCCATGGCGTGGATGTGATCCTGGACATCATGGGTGCCTCGTACCTGAACAATAACCTCAAGTCACTGGCCATGGACGGGCACCTGGTGATGCTCGGTTTCCTTGGCGGCGGCAAGGCCCATGATGTCGACCTGCTGAGCATCCTCAGCAAGCGCGCGGTGATCACCGGCTCGCTGCTGCGCGCGCGCACCGGGGCCGAAAAAGCCGCCATCGCCGACCAACTGCGTGAATACATCTGGCCGGTCCTGAGCGCCGGGCGTTGCCTGCCGATCATCGACAAGGTCTACCCCTACACCGACGCCGCCCAGGCCCATGCGCGGATGGAAGGCGGCGATCATATCGGCAAGATTGTGTTGCAGGTCGCCTGA
- a CDS encoding TetR/AcrR family transcriptional regulator, producing MHNPSKSARRTILETAQAIVGRKGFSAVGLNEILQSADVPKGSFYHYFGSKDAFGVVLLDTYFDHYVHGMQQLFDQPGLSQHAKLMRYWQAWIDNQTGCTDAGKCLAVKLGAEVSDLSEPMRLALQRGTSRTIALLAVALQRGIDDGSLSFTQPPQHLAQRLYALWLGSSVMSKITRTPAPFDEALWLTQQLLGGPEHTDNHTDRGTGK from the coding sequence ATGCACAACCCAAGTAAAAGCGCGCGCCGCACGATTCTGGAGACCGCGCAAGCGATCGTCGGCCGTAAGGGTTTTTCCGCGGTTGGGCTCAATGAAATCCTGCAGAGCGCCGACGTGCCCAAAGGCTCGTTCTACCACTACTTCGGTTCCAAGGACGCGTTCGGCGTGGTGTTGCTCGACACCTACTTCGACCACTACGTGCACGGCATGCAGCAGTTATTCGACCAGCCGGGGCTTAGCCAGCACGCCAAATTGATGCGCTATTGGCAAGCCTGGATCGACAACCAGACCGGCTGCACCGATGCGGGCAAATGCCTTGCGGTCAAACTCGGTGCCGAGGTGTCAGACCTTTCAGAGCCGATGCGCCTGGCGTTGCAACGTGGCACGTCACGCACCATCGCGTTGCTGGCGGTGGCGCTGCAACGCGGGATTGACGACGGCTCCCTGAGTTTCACACAGCCCCCGCAGCACCTGGCCCAGCGTCTTTATGCGCTGTGGTTGGGCAGCAGCGTCATGAGCAAGATCACCCGTACACCGGCGCCGTTCGACGAGGCGCTCTGGCTGACCCAACAGCTGTTGGGCGGCCCCGAACACACCGATAACCACACCGATCGAGGCACTGGAAAATGA